ATCGCGTATTTTTATGGCAAAGTCGGGCACAACGTGCTCTACAGCCTTATTGCTATTGTCGTAAGCACCACCTGGTTTTGGGTTAAGATGCTCTATTTGATCTATAGCATTACGAAGCTGGTCTTCGCTGATATTGTATTTTTGAAGTAACTTATCGTAATGTTTTTTAGTAAAAGCATCAAACTGATTTTCAAGGATGTCTATCGCCAAGTCTACAGATTCAGTAGGTGTTTTATGCCTTAACTGCAATAAAAGGCATTCCTGCAAATTGCGTGCGCCAACCCCCGCAGGCTCTAGCTGGTGGATAACGTGCAGTATGTTTTCAACCGTTTTCTCGTCGGTATAAATACCTTGTGTAAACGCCATATCATCTACAATATCCGTTATACTACGTCGTATGTAGCCCATATCATCAATACTGCCTACTAAAAACTCGGCAATATCGCGCTCGTTTTCGCTAAGTATAAACGTATTAAGCTGTTCTATTAAGTTTTGATGAAAACTTACATTGGCAGCAAACGGCATGGTTTTATCCTCATCGTCGTCGCTATAGTTGTTGGCTTGTAGTTTGTAGTTCGGTATTTCGTCGTCGCTAAGGTACTCGTCAATATTTATATCGTCAGCTTCAATTCTATCATTATCATATTCGTCATACTCATCGTAATCGTCGCTGCTAAACTCATCGGCTTCGTACTCATCTTCCTTACCACCCTCAAGCGCAGGATTCTCCACCATTTCCTCTTTCAGGCGTTGCTCAAAAGCTTGCGTAGGCAGTTGTATCAGCTTCATGAGCTGAATTTGCTGCGGCGATAACTTTTGCGATAATTTTAATTGTAAATTCTGCTTTAGCATATGTAATCTAGGTGGTTTTCTAGTATAAAAATACAAAAAACAGGCATTACAACCCTACGCTTTTTAGATAAAATTATGACGTAAGCGGTATAATGCCTGTTTTTAGGTATGTAAGAATATTTTTAGAATTCTGCGTTTTGCGGTGTTCTCGGGAAAGGGATTACATCGCGAATATTGCTCATGCCTGTTACAAATTGCACAAGACGCTCGAAACCAAGCCCAAAACCACTATGCGGTGCGCTACCGTAACGGCGGGTATCCAAATACCACCATAGTTCTTTCTCGTCAATATCAAGCTCTTTAATTTTTTGCTGTAGTACGTCAAGGCGTTCTTCACGTTGCGAGCCGCCTACAATTTCGCCAATACCAGGGAATAATATATCCATGGCGCGTACTGTTTTACCATCGTCGTTCAGCCTCATGTAAAAGGCTTTAATATCGGCAGGGTAATCAAACAATATTACGGGCGATTTAAAGTGTTTTTCTACCAAATAGCGTTCGTGCTCACTCTGTAAGTCGGCGCCCCATTCTTCAATAATATAATTGAATTTTTTGTTTCGGTTGGGTTTGGAGTTTTTTAGTATATCTATAGCTTCAGTATAACTTACACGTTTAAAGTTATTTTCCAGTACAAAGCGTAGTTTCTCTAACAATGTCATTGGGCTACGGTCTGCTGCCTTTTTCTGGCTTTCCTCTTGTTTTAAACGTTGGTTTAAAAAGGTGAGGTCTTCTGGGCAGTTTTCTAGTACATAACGAATTACGTATTTAATAAAATCTTCTGCCAAATCCATGTTAGCATCAAGGTCGTTAAAAGCAACCTCTGGCTCTATCATCCAAAATTCTGCTAGGTGGCGCGAGGTGTTACTGTTTTCGGCACGAAATGTAGGACCAAAGGTATATACTTGCCCTAATGCCATGGCAAAGGTTTCTGCCTCCAACTGCCCCGATACGGTTAGGTTTGTTTCTTTACCAAAAAAGTCTTGTTTGTAATCTACATCACCCTCTTCGGTTTTAGGTATGTTGTTTAAGGGTAATGAGGTAACTTGGAAAATTTCTCCAGCACCTTCGGCATCACTTCCTGTAATTATAGGGGTATTTACATAGGCAAATCCTCTGTCCTGAAAATAATGGTGTACAGCAAATGATAGTACCGAGCGTACGCGCATAACTGCGCCAAACAGGTTGGTACGCACCCTTAGGTGGGCATTTTCTCTTAAAAATTCAAGCGTATGTTTTTTAGGCTGCATTGGGTATTTTTCCGCATCGCTATCGCCTAGTATTTCAAGGTTGGTTACCTGTATTTCAAATTGTTGTCCCGAACCCGAGCTTTCTACCAAATTACCTTGTATGGCTACGGCAGCACCAGTAGTTAGCCTTTTTAAGGTTTCTTCGGATGTGTTTTCAAAATCTATCACACACTGTATATTATGTATAACCGAGCCATCGTTAATAGCTAAAAATCGATTGCTTCTAAAAGTTCTAACCCAGCCTTTTATCAATACATCATCAACAGGCTTTGTGCTGTTTAGTAGGTCTTTAACTTTTGTATGTTTCATTCTTTATAATTTAATGTGTTTAGTATAGTTACCTGTTTACTGTTATAGGGTAGTGCGCAGGTAAATGCCTGCAAATGTACTAAAAACCGCAAAAATCTTAAATTTTAACTCTTACTATTTAAAAAACTTTACAGTAATACAATCCAATTTATATATTGGGGCTTTATTGTATTGATAGTAAGTGTTTTAAAATAGGCTAAGCATAAATGATATTTTGACTGAGATATTTTTATCGAAGCCTGATAAATGATACGGACCGTACCTGTAAAAAGCAGAAAAACCGAATCCTTTAAATATTTCGTTAAGTTCCAAACCACTTTCGTAGTATCCTTTTTCGAGGGTATCGTATTCAATACCCTCGTGCCTTTCGGGGTTTTCCATGTTACCCCATGCAACACGTGTTACGAGTACAGGTGCTAGTTTAACGGCGTTAAAAATTGCAAAACGGCTAAAACCGTGTTTTAACTGTGCCATAGCATACCTACTGGAGAAAAACTCGTTGAAATACATGGTTTCGAAACTGTTTTTTCCTGCAAAGGTTATACGCTGTAGTATAGTATCTTTATTGAGGTTGTTGGGCGATGTATTGTATAAATGGGTTAGGGGTGTGTTGCCTAAGGCAATACCTGTTTGTATTAGTCCCGATGTTTTTTGCCCACTCAAATACCTTTTTTCCGCTTCCATCTTAAAGTCGAATTTACCAAAAGTGAGGTCGCTACCCAAAATATCTGAAACGGATTGGGTATATTGAAATGTAAATTTAGGATAGCGTTTATTAACTTCTATCCTGCCTTGTGGTGTTTGCATAAAATCGCTAAACGGACTCCATTGTACAGCGGCTAATGCAGTAACAAGGTCGAATCGCTGATAGGAACTGCCATTGGGCAGAAAGGTATAATTGAATTTGGGATAAATCCTATCGTGATTCATCTCGAAATGGGTATCCGATTTAGGTATTAATTTTGACTTTACATAGGTTCTCCATGTAATGTGCTCGTAGAATGTTGAGATATTAATAGGGCGGGGGTCGTAAATTTTAAACACTTTATTATCAGTAACAAACGATGTACTTGCAATTTCCAGTATATCATCCGTATAGGATACGCCGAGCCATGACGACGAATAATTGTCTAGCCTAACGGAGCCCCCTCCGCTGTATTTAAAAACACCATCTTTAGTACCATAGGCGCCGTAACCGTCCAGCCTAAAGTATTCCGAAATTTTATCGTTGGTTACGCCACCAATGCCCAAGCGGAATCCTTCGTAATCGTTATATTTAACAATTTCTCTCAAGTCAATATCAACAGAACCTACAGGCAGGTAACCGTTAATTATTTTTTTGCCTAAAATTATTTTTTTCTCCAATTTCTCTTTTGCCACAATACTATCTAGGGCAATATAGGTTTTCATACTCCTATTATCCATAGTATCTATCCTGTAGCTGTTCCAATACGCTTCAGGGCGGTTTATTGCTTCCTCTTTAATCTCAATACCTACACTCTGATTTTTTATTTTAACGGGTATATTATATTCGTATTCAAAATTGACGGATTCGGATAACAAGTACACATAATCGGAGGCATCTTTTTCGCGTTTATCATTATCTTTATTAGAGCCATCAAACGTAATAGTTTCCCCCAATATTTTTATGTCCTCTTTATTATCGCCTTTTACTATTTTGAGTTTCTTCTCGCTAGGAAACCACAAATTCAACCCTTCATCATATTTAAATATATGGGTAGAAGTAATATCCAGCACATTACTAACCCTAAAAACAGCTTTGGCAATACCGTAATTTTCTTTGTCAACATATAGTAGCCCCTCTAGTTTTCGGCTTTTTCGTTTTCTTTTTGGGGTAAAAAATACCACATAAACGCTTCGATTATCTATAGCAACAGTGTCGAGTATTTTATAGTGGTAATTTTTAAGTGCATTACTACTTAAAGGTCCAGCATAGTTGGTTTCAACAAGTTCTATAGTGTTTGCGTAAACGGAATAGGATTGTAATGTTAGCCCTATTACTTCGTACAGTGGTTGTTTAAAGCCTGCCATTCGGGTGGCGAGTACGTTTTCTTTTAACCCTTGTTTTTTATTGAATTTAAACTCCGATACTTTTTCGGTTTGGTAGATGTGTTGTTGCTCTATCAGTTTTTTAAATTTAAAATCGGTAGAATCTATTTTTTCAAACACTTTTACAGCATTCTCATAACCGTATATAGAGTCGAGTCGCCCAGTTATCGAATCGGGGTTGGCAGTAACCACGAGCCTATTGTACGATTTGTATACAAAGCTACCGAGCCTTTGCCTTGGGTCGTTTTCTGGTTTTTTGTAGAGTATTTTGCGTATTAATGTATTAGCGTTATTGTTACGCTCCAGTACCAATTCATCAAGTTCTTCAGATGATGGTTGGAGTACAATACTGTAATTTTTTTTACCTGGTATTACGGTAACTTTTTGCTGTTGGTAGCCAATATAGTTAATGGTAAACCATTGGGTTGCCGTAGTTGAAAATTTACCATCAATATCGGCAACTAGGGTTTTGCCTTTATCGGTAGTAATAGTAGCAAAGGGTAGCGGATTATTGTGCGCACTCTCCCTTACATTACCTGTAACAGTAAATTGTGCCTGAATGGGCAGGCTTATAAGTAGGAGTAACAGCGTAAGGATTTTCATGTACCTTTTTATGCTAAACGAAAGAAACTGCAATTTGTTTCGGCAAAGATAGTATAAATAAAAAATCCGCTAATAAAGCGGATTTTAATTATACCTTCATTATTTCGACTTCTTTATGTGTAAATAACTCATCAACTTTTTTAATAAAACTATCGGTTAGCTCTTGTACGCTATCCTCAGCATCTTTTCGCATATCTTCAGATGCGCCTTCTTTCTCTAATTTCTTTATCTCGGTATTAGCATCTTTTCGGGCGTTTCTAATGCTTATTTTAGCATCTTCTGCCTCGCCTTTAGCTTGTTTTACTAAGTCTTTTCGGCGTTCCTCGGTTAATGGTGGTACATTTATAATTATGTTGTCGCCATTGTTCATGGGGTTAAAACCTAGGTTGGCTATCATTATGGCTTTTTCTATAGGTTGTAGCATTGCTTTTTCCCAAGGCTGTATGGTTATAGTACGCGCATCGGGTGTGTTAACATTGGCTACCTGTGTTAATGGCGTTTGCGAACCATAGTAATCTACCATTACGCTGCCTAACATAGCAGGACTTGCTTTACCTGCACGGATATTTAAAAATTCTTTTTCAAGGTGGGCAACAGAGCCATCCATAGACTCCTTTGTGCTATCTAATATAAAATCAATTTCTTCCATGGTATTAATTAATTCTTATACAATTAAAAATTAAACATTTACTGTAGTTCCTACTGCTTCGCCTTCGCAAACTTTTACAAGGTTTCCTGCTTTATTCATATCAAATACAATAATAGGTAACTCGTTTTCTTGGCTTAGCGTAAATGCAGTAGTATCCATTACATTAAGTCCTTTGGTTAATACGTCCTCAAAAGTAAGGGTGTTGTATTTTTTTGCATTGGTGTCTTTCTCTGGGTCGGCAGTGTAAATACCATCTACACGCGTACCTTTTAATATTACATCGGCATTTACCTCTACACCTCTAAGTACGGCAGCAGTATCGGTAGTAAAGTAGGGGTTACCTGTACCTGCGCCAAAAATTACAATACGTCCTTTTTCTAGGTGGCGTACGGCTCTCCTTTTAATATATGGTTCTGCAATAGCTTCTATTTTTAGTGCGGTTTGCAGGCGTGTTTGCATACCAGCATCCTCTAAAGCACCTTGTAATGCCATGCCGTTAATAACAGTTGCAAGCATGCCCATGTAGTCGCCCTGAACCCTATCCATACCGTTACTGGCACCAGCCACACCCCTAAAGATGTTACCACCGCCTATAACAACGGCAATTTGTACACCTTTATCGTGTATTTGTTTAATTTCCTGTGCGTACTCGGCAAGCCTTTGTGGGTCTATACCATATTGGCGGTCACCCATTAAGGCTTCGCCACTTAGTTTTAACAGAATTCTTTTGTATTTCATAAGGATTTTCTTGACTGATGCAAATATAGTAATAAATGCTTTTGTAAAAAGTGTTTTGTTAAGGGTATGATGGTTATATTATAAGCTCGGCGTACGATTTTTTAGCAGCCTCATAACCAATGTCAAAAATTTCCCCCATTTTAACTTTGTTTGTTTCAAACGTATTGTAGGGGGCTAAATTATTAGGGCTTATAACCCAGTCGCACAACATAGACTTGTGCATATTACTGTTGGCAGAGAGCAAATCGTAGGCGCGTGCAACAACCGATTTTATATTTTTTAAATCAGATGCTTCTACTTTTTGCATGGGTCCTAAATATACTCCTATAAGCGTTTCGCATCTGCCTTGTAATATATCGGTAGGGAAGTGGTTTAGTATACCGCCATCGCTATACAGTTTGCCATTTATCTCGTAAGGGGCTATAATACCAGGGAATGCTGCCGAAGCCAATATGGCATCGAGTATTTTTACTTCGGGTGGGAATACGTGTAATTTACCCGATACAATGTTTGTTGCAGTAATGTGCAATCGGAAAGGAGAATCGCCAATAGTAGCATCTTTAAAAACGGGTTTAAAATAGTTTTTAAAAGCATCGGCATCTATAAAACCAGCTTTA
The Flavobacterium litorale genome window above contains:
- the pyrH gene encoding UMP kinase; translation: MKYKRILLKLSGEALMGDRQYGIDPQRLAEYAQEIKQIHDKGVQIAVVIGGGNIFRGVAGASNGMDRVQGDYMGMLATVINGMALQGALEDAGMQTRLQTALKIEAIAEPYIKRRAVRHLEKGRIVIFGAGTGNPYFTTDTAAVLRGVEVNADVILKGTRVDGIYTADPEKDTNAKKYNTLTFEDVLTKGLNVMDTTAFTLSQENELPIIVFDMNKAGNLVKVCEGEAVGTTVNV
- the rpoN gene encoding RNA polymerase factor sigma-54, which produces MLKQNLQLKLSQKLSPQQIQLMKLIQLPTQAFEQRLKEEMVENPALEGGKEDEYEADEFSSDDYDEYDEYDNDRIEADDINIDEYLSDDEIPNYKLQANNYSDDDEDKTMPFAANVSFHQNLIEQLNTFILSENERDIAEFLVGSIDDMGYIRRSITDIVDDMAFTQGIYTDEKTVENILHVIHQLEPAGVGARNLQECLLLQLRHKTPTESVDLAIDILENQFDAFTKKHYDKLLQKYNISEDQLRNAIDQIEHLNPKPGGAYDNSNKAVEHVVPDFAIKIRDGELELTLNGRNAPELHVSKDYQEMLQSYKHSRDKSTAQKDAVQFIKQKLDSAKWFIDAIRQRQETLFVTMNAIMHYQKEYFLDGDEAKLKPMILKDIADLVGLDISTVSRVANSKYVDTPYGTKLIKEFFSEAMKNDQGEDVSTIEIKKILQTVINEEDKKKPFPDDKLAELLKNKGYPIARRTIAKYREQLDIPVARMRKKI
- a CDS encoding DUF5686 family protein, whose amino-acid sequence is MKILTLLLLLISLPIQAQFTVTGNVRESAHNNPLPFATITTDKGKTLVADIDGKFSTTATQWFTINYIGYQQQKVTVIPGKKNYSIVLQPSSEELDELVLERNNNANTLIRKILYKKPENDPRQRLGSFVYKSYNRLVVTANPDSITGRLDSIYGYENAVKVFEKIDSTDFKFKKLIEQQHIYQTEKVSEFKFNKKQGLKENVLATRMAGFKQPLYEVIGLTLQSYSVYANTIELVETNYAGPLSSNALKNYHYKILDTVAIDNRSVYVVFFTPKRKRKSRKLEGLLYVDKENYGIAKAVFRVSNVLDITSTHIFKYDEGLNLWFPSEKKLKIVKGDNKEDIKILGETITFDGSNKDNDKREKDASDYVYLLSESVNFEYEYNIPVKIKNQSVGIEIKEEAINRPEAYWNSYRIDTMDNRSMKTYIALDSIVAKEKLEKKIILGKKIINGYLPVGSVDIDLREIVKYNDYEGFRLGIGGVTNDKISEYFRLDGYGAYGTKDGVFKYSGGGSVRLDNYSSSWLGVSYTDDILEIASTSFVTDNKVFKIYDPRPINISTFYEHITWRTYVKSKLIPKSDTHFEMNHDRIYPKFNYTFLPNGSSYQRFDLVTALAAVQWSPFSDFMQTPQGRIEVNKRYPKFTFQYTQSVSDILGSDLTFGKFDFKMEAEKRYLSGQKTSGLIQTGIALGNTPLTHLYNTSPNNLNKDTILQRITFAGKNSFETMYFNEFFSSRYAMAQLKHGFSRFAIFNAVKLAPVLVTRVAWGNMENPERHEGIEYDTLEKGYYESGLELNEIFKGFGFSAFYRYGPYHLSGFDKNISVKISFMLSLF
- a CDS encoding patatin-like phospholipase family protein, which encodes MKFKDSTIGITLSGGGTKGIAHAGALKFFEEENIVPHHLAGTSSGAIVAALYAWGKKPEEILDFFRSIYFFHWKHFTFRKAGFIDADAFKNYFKPVFKDATIGDSPFRLHITATNIVSGKLHVFPPEVKILDAILASAAFPGIIAPYEINGKLYSDGGILNHFPTDILQGRCETLIGVYLGPMQKVEASDLKNIKSVVARAYDLLSANSNMHKSMLCDWVISPNNLAPYNTFETNKVKMGEIFDIGYEAAKKSYAELII
- the frr gene encoding ribosome recycling factor; protein product: MEEIDFILDSTKESMDGSVAHLEKEFLNIRAGKASPAMLGSVMVDYYGSQTPLTQVANVNTPDARTITIQPWEKAMLQPIEKAIMIANLGFNPMNNGDNIIINVPPLTEERRKDLVKQAKGEAEDAKISIRNARKDANTEIKKLEKEGASEDMRKDAEDSVQELTDSFIKKVDELFTHKEVEIMKV
- the asnS gene encoding asparagine--tRNA ligase encodes the protein MKHTKVKDLLNSTKPVDDVLIKGWVRTFRSNRFLAINDGSVIHNIQCVIDFENTSEETLKRLTTGAAVAIQGNLVESSGSGQQFEIQVTNLEILGDSDAEKYPMQPKKHTLEFLRENAHLRVRTNLFGAVMRVRSVLSFAVHHYFQDRGFAYVNTPIITGSDAEGAGEIFQVTSLPLNNIPKTEEGDVDYKQDFFGKETNLTVSGQLEAETFAMALGQVYTFGPTFRAENSNTSRHLAEFWMIEPEVAFNDLDANMDLAEDFIKYVIRYVLENCPEDLTFLNQRLKQEESQKKAADRSPMTLLEKLRFVLENNFKRVSYTEAIDILKNSKPNRNKKFNYIIEEWGADLQSEHERYLVEKHFKSPVILFDYPADIKAFYMRLNDDGKTVRAMDILFPGIGEIVGGSQREERLDVLQQKIKELDIDEKELWWYLDTRRYGSAPHSGFGLGFERLVQFVTGMSNIRDVIPFPRTPQNAEF